One genomic region from Puniceicoccus vermicola encodes:
- a CDS encoding integron integrase: MNKLHFPRWAEVLEQSNLPESERGSFRVTLRWYLSWCHRHSVGCTFDSAREFVKWACEEKNPSYWMVERWREAIRWFFRTGKQQASGECPQKSSNASGWCKYPGTFPANDTDAERVVSTNNDEKEILALMRRRGMALKTERTYLRWFRDFSHWSHLTCGREISPEQIKGYLTFLAMDRLVASSTQKQALNALAFVAQSVFEIDLGDISDFCRAKSRKKIPVVMSKDEMRAFFSKLSGERLLMGKLQYSAGLRVSELLRLRVQDMDLERNQLVVRCGKGGKDRVAPMSERLIDEVRGHLRKVRDIFEEDLKRTDLDGVYLPEALARRHSNAGKDWRWQWLWPSREISNDPRSGKRRRHHVLPQVYQGAISQAGKRADLNKRVTSHTLRHSFATHLLEGGTDIRTVQDLLGHKSVETTQIYLHVMQKPGAGVRSPLDSL, encoded by the coding sequence ATGAATAAACTTCATTTCCCTCGATGGGCCGAGGTGCTGGAGCAAAGCAACCTGCCTGAATCGGAGCGAGGTAGTTTTCGGGTGACCTTGCGTTGGTATTTGAGCTGGTGTCATCGACATTCCGTAGGATGTACATTCGATTCCGCTCGGGAATTCGTGAAGTGGGCGTGCGAGGAAAAAAATCCAAGTTATTGGATGGTAGAACGTTGGCGTGAAGCAATTCGGTGGTTTTTCCGGACCGGTAAACAACAAGCGAGTGGAGAGTGCCCTCAGAAATCGTCCAATGCTTCTGGCTGGTGTAAATATCCGGGAACTTTTCCCGCTAACGACACCGATGCGGAAAGGGTTGTGTCTACGAATAATGATGAGAAAGAGATCCTGGCTTTGATGCGAAGACGCGGAATGGCGTTGAAGACGGAGCGAACGTACCTGCGCTGGTTTCGGGATTTTTCGCACTGGAGCCATTTGACTTGCGGTCGGGAGATAAGCCCAGAGCAGATAAAGGGCTACCTAACTTTTTTGGCGATGGACCGACTTGTTGCCTCCTCGACGCAGAAGCAGGCGCTCAATGCACTCGCGTTTGTGGCTCAGAGTGTTTTCGAAATTGATCTTGGCGATATCAGCGACTTCTGCCGTGCGAAAAGTCGGAAGAAGATTCCGGTGGTGATGAGCAAAGATGAAATGCGAGCGTTTTTCTCCAAGCTGAGCGGCGAACGTCTGTTGATGGGAAAACTTCAGTATTCGGCGGGGCTTCGAGTCTCGGAACTTTTACGCCTTCGGGTGCAAGATATGGACCTGGAACGAAACCAGCTGGTAGTGCGTTGTGGAAAAGGAGGCAAGGACCGAGTCGCCCCGATGTCCGAGCGACTGATTGACGAAGTTCGTGGGCATTTGAGGAAGGTTCGCGATATTTTCGAAGAAGATCTGAAACGAACCGACTTGGATGGAGTCTATTTACCGGAGGCATTGGCCCGGCGGCACTCGAATGCGGGAAAGGATTGGCGTTGGCAGTGGCTTTGGCCGAGCCGCGAGATTTCGAATGATCCCCGCAGCGGAAAGCGAAGGCGGCACCATGTCTTACCCCAAGTTTATCAGGGGGCGATTTCACAGGCGGGAAAACGTGCAGACCTGAACAAGCGCGTGACCAGTCACACCCTGCGGCATTCGTTCGCAACGCACCTGCTCGAA